One genomic window of Medicago truncatula cultivar Jemalong A17 chromosome 1, MtrunA17r5.0-ANR, whole genome shotgun sequence includes the following:
- the LOC25482033 gene encoding uncharacterized protein produces MDFGCKDVNVWKEALSTYTSQVQSLSLSKNKPNLVSLNQFYCNELPSLIHQRNPNPFITTQELSKLMQWKLTRGKWRPRLLDFVSALDEDVVKRASEKAFESLPDISKAISELSALKGVGPATASAVLAAFAPNLTPFMSDEAMQAALGNSKDYTLKQYLIFANKLQEKAKELSSEDTSFTPSDVERALWSCAIRKLSAPKSNKDPEKTNPSKTSKRKRNT; encoded by the exons ATGGATTTTGGGTGCAAGGACGTTAATGTTTGGAAAGAAGCACTTTCAACTTACACATCTCAAGTGCaatcactttctctctccaaaaacAAACCCAATTTAGTTTCTCTTAACCAATTTTATTGCAATGAACTACCTTCCCTCATTCACCAACGAAACCCTAACCCTTTTATCACTACCCAAGAACTCTCCAAACTCATGCAATGGAAACTCACACGTGGCAAATGGAG GCCGCGTTTGTTGGATTTTGTTTCTGCGCTGGATGAAGATGTAGTCAAACGTGCTTCTGAAAAGGCTTTTGAGAGTCTACCTGATATATCGAAAGCGATTTCTGAACTGAGTGCATTGAAAGGCGTTGGTCCTGCTACTGCCTCTGCTGTTTTGGCTGCTTTTGCTCCGAATTTAACTCCTTTTATGTCTGATGAg GCCATGCAGGCTGCTCTTGGAAATTCTAAAGATTATACGCTCAAGCAATATCTTATATTCGCCAATAAACTGCAGGAGAAAGCAAAG GAACTAAGTTCAGAAGATACCTCATTTACCCCATCTGATGTAGAAAGGGCTTTGTGGAGTTGTGCTATACGGAAGTTATCAGCACCTAAATCAAATAAGGACCCTGAGAAGACCAATCCAAGCAAGACCtctaaaagaaagagaaatactTGA